The following coding sequences lie in one Sebaldella sp. S0638 genomic window:
- a CDS encoding DMT family transporter, with product MDKKFRFFSNILIIIAAAMWGIDGVLLTPSYFSVFHFYNVEFIVFVAHFIPFIFLSIFMFKKYKYLKVFTLSDLTYFFLIALFGGVIGTLSMVKALQLSEFSQYSVVILLQKLQPVFAILLAAVLLKEKPGKKFYLLALVAVCSSYVLAFGFKSPSLLEKNNVQACLYSVLAAFSFGSGTVFGRKVLNKYDFSTSTFYRFTFTALIMFVILLFKKDLGTVYAFTANKNMVILALFIAFFGLLAIFIYYLGLKGTSASVATLCELAFPLTSVALEGILRHRILSPVQIIAALILISSILYLNFSNINSEEKFEKS from the coding sequence ATGGATAAGAAATTCAGGTTTTTCAGCAATATCCTTATAATTATTGCAGCAGCTATGTGGGGAATAGACGGCGTTCTTCTTACTCCGTCATATTTTTCGGTATTTCACTTTTATAACGTGGAATTTATTGTATTTGTGGCACATTTTATTCCTTTTATATTTTTAAGTATCTTTATGTTTAAAAAGTATAAATATTTAAAGGTGTTTACATTAAGTGATCTGACTTACTTTTTTCTGATTGCTCTTTTCGGAGGAGTTATCGGTACGCTTTCTATGGTAAAAGCACTGCAGCTGAGCGAGTTCAGCCAGTACAGTGTTGTCATTCTTCTTCAGAAATTACAGCCTGTTTTTGCTATTCTGCTTGCAGCTGTATTACTAAAAGAAAAGCCCGGGAAAAAGTTTTACCTTTTGGCTTTAGTAGCGGTATGTTCCAGCTATGTTCTGGCTTTTGGCTTTAAGAGCCCTTCACTTCTGGAAAAGAATAATGTACAGGCATGTTTATACTCTGTCCTTGCTGCTTTTTCTTTTGGAAGCGGTACTGTATTCGGAAGAAAAGTTCTGAATAAATATGATTTTTCCACAAGTACTTTTTACAGATTTACATTTACAGCACTGATTATGTTTGTAATACTTCTGTTCAAAAAAGATCTTGGTACTGTATATGCATTCACTGCAAATAAAAACATGGTTATTCTTGCTTTATTCATTGCATTTTTTGGTCTTTTGGCAATATTTATATACTATTTAGGGCTGAAAGGAACTTCTGCATCTGTGGCTACTCTTTGTGAGCTTGCTTTTCCGCTGACTTCAGTGGCGCTGGAAGGCATACTCAGACACAGGATTCTCAGCCCGGTTCAGATTATTGCCGCTTTGATTCTTATTTCTTCGATTTTATATCTGAATTTTTCTAATATTAATTCCGAGGAAAAATTTGAAAAAAGCTGA
- a CDS encoding RIP metalloprotease yields MSIIITVLLLGIIVFIHEFGHFITAKMFHMPVLEFAVGMGPKLISKKVKTTVYSIRAIPFGGFVSIDGMEVETENEVENGFNTQNPLKRLIVLSAGVFMNFLSGIIALFILFSITGVISTKDIPAKIKNVAVSAEANSVLQKGDIITSFNGNKINNWQELTKNIIELNTSGYKGQDVDIKVLRDNKEIDLKTKLTQGEGNSYILGVEVDAPKMNPLDRAKLSFLSFFKIMEEMIKGLAGLVTGKVGLNNLTGPVGLTKVVGEAYSSEGFIILLNFFVLISLNIGLLNLLPFPALDGGRIIFVFLEMIGIKINKKLEEKFHIVGFSLLIGLMVFVVFNDIKNF; encoded by the coding sequence ATGAGTATAATAATAACAGTGCTTTTATTGGGGATAATTGTATTTATCCACGAATTTGGACATTTTATAACAGCTAAGATGTTTCACATGCCTGTATTGGAATTTGCAGTGGGTATGGGACCAAAACTAATATCAAAAAAGGTGAAAACAACAGTCTATTCTATAAGAGCAATTCCTTTTGGAGGATTTGTGAGTATAGATGGTATGGAAGTGGAGACAGAAAACGAAGTAGAGAACGGTTTTAATACGCAAAATCCCCTAAAAAGACTGATAGTCCTAAGTGCAGGAGTTTTTATGAATTTTTTGTCAGGGATAATAGCATTATTCATTTTATTTTCTATAACAGGTGTAATTTCAACTAAAGATATACCGGCAAAAATAAAAAATGTTGCGGTATCTGCAGAAGCAAACAGCGTTTTGCAAAAGGGAGACATTATTACTTCTTTTAACGGGAATAAAATAAATAACTGGCAGGAACTTACAAAAAATATTATAGAACTGAATACCAGCGGATATAAAGGACAGGATGTAGATATAAAAGTTTTAAGAGACAATAAAGAAATAGATTTGAAAACAAAACTGACTCAGGGTGAAGGAAACAGCTATATACTAGGTGTGGAAGTAGATGCGCCGAAGATGAATCCTTTAGACAGGGCAAAGCTTTCATTTCTCTCATTTTTCAAGATAATGGAAGAAATGATAAAGGGACTCGCGGGACTTGTAACAGGAAAAGTAGGATTAAACAACCTTACAGGACCGGTAGGACTTACCAAAGTAGTAGGTGAGGCTTACTCAAGCGAAGGATTTATAATACTGCTGAATTTTTTTGTACTGATATCACTGAATATAGGACTTTTGAACCTTTTGCCGTTTCCGGCTCTGGACGGGGGAAGAATTATCTTTGTATTTTTGGAAATGATAGGTATAAAAATAAATAAAAAACTTGAAGAAAAATTCCATATAGTAGGTTTCAGTCTTCTCATAGGATTAATGGTCTTTGTGGTATTTAATGATATAAAAAATTTTTAA
- a CDS encoding cell division protein SepF, with product MIGMNYDEKDEFEEEYYEPKKHVQIKSQPIETNINDENRKIVNIFGGARREEGGKMRVSSVSIIRPKTFEDSRLIADSIKEKKVVTFSLEFLGFEIGQRVIDFVSGTAYAMDAQLSKITDKVFTIIPSGIGYEDMDDAMFEEKDF from the coding sequence ATGATAGGTATGAATTATGATGAAAAAGACGAGTTTGAAGAGGAGTACTACGAGCCTAAGAAACACGTACAGATAAAATCTCAGCCTATAGAGACTAATATAAACGATGAAAACCGAAAGATCGTAAATATTTTTGGTGGTGCAAGAAGAGAAGAAGGTGGTAAGATGAGAGTGAGTTCAGTATCGATAATAAGGCCGAAGACTTTTGAGGATTCGAGATTAATTGCAGATTCCATAAAAGAGAAAAAAGTGGTTACTTTTAGTTTGGAATTTTTAGGTTTTGAAATAGGACAGAGGGTAATAGATTTTGTGAGTGGAACTGCTTATGCCATGGATGCACAGCTCTCTAAAATTACTGATAAAGTATTTACGATTATACCAAGCGGAATTGGATATGAAGATATGGATGACGCTATGTTTGAAGAAAAAGACTTTTAA
- a CDS encoding FAD-binding oxidoreductase, producing MSYKKIDDQIISEFSSFLDEKQIITIESEKLIYAKDKTEDFVYMPELVLIPANTEEVSRILKICNEHLIPVTVRSTGTGLSGGALPVKGGIVISMEKFNKILNIDTDNFQITTEPFVINYILQQAVKEKGLFYPPDPANYKDCSIGGNISENSGGPKAVKYGTTKDYVLSLEVVLANGDIINTGRNLIKDVAGYNLTQLFVGSEGTLGVITKATLKLLPEIKENVLMLMSFTTVEDAGRAVNTILNTGIIPSSLEFMERNALIISKEHINAEFPPVSEKTQAHLIVELDGNDYEKLLEEREILKTAVEKADNPEFILFANSEEEKEQIWTLRRNTGTAVGDKDVYKEQDISIPRANIPKAVNFINNWCQKYGYTAACYGHAGDGNIHANILRSGVSDDIWNNKLKVHLKELFDYICNTLNGSVTGEHGIGFVQREYLPVMIDETTLNIMKSIKNLLDPNNIINPGKIFLD from the coding sequence ATGTCATATAAAAAAATCGATGACCAGATTATATCTGAGTTTTCATCTTTTCTTGATGAAAAGCAGATCATTACAATAGAAAGCGAAAAGCTGATATATGCCAAGGACAAAACAGAAGACTTTGTATATATGCCGGAATTGGTACTGATTCCTGCCAATACAGAAGAAGTTTCCCGAATACTGAAAATATGTAATGAACACCTGATTCCCGTTACTGTGAGAAGTACAGGAACAGGACTCAGCGGCGGAGCACTTCCTGTAAAAGGCGGAATTGTAATTTCCATGGAAAAGTTTAATAAAATACTGAATATTGATACTGATAACTTTCAGATTACTACAGAGCCATTTGTTATAAATTATATTTTACAGCAGGCAGTAAAAGAAAAAGGACTTTTTTATCCTCCTGATCCTGCTAATTACAAAGACTGCTCTATCGGCGGAAATATTTCAGAGAATTCAGGAGGCCCGAAAGCAGTAAAATATGGAACTACCAAAGATTATGTTCTCAGCCTTGAAGTGGTACTTGCCAACGGAGACATCATAAATACAGGAAGAAATCTTATAAAAGATGTTGCCGGATATAATCTTACACAGCTTTTTGTGGGAAGTGAAGGAACTTTGGGAGTTATCACCAAAGCCACACTAAAGCTTCTCCCTGAAATAAAAGAAAATGTTCTTATGCTGATGTCTTTTACCACTGTAGAAGATGCCGGAAGAGCTGTGAACACTATCTTAAATACGGGAATTATCCCAAGTTCGCTTGAGTTCATGGAGAGAAATGCACTTATTATTTCAAAAGAACATATAAATGCCGAATTTCCTCCTGTGAGTGAGAAAACACAGGCACATCTAATAGTAGAGCTTGACGGCAATGATTATGAAAAGCTTCTGGAAGAGAGAGAAATCCTGAAAACAGCAGTGGAAAAAGCTGATAATCCTGAATTTATTCTCTTTGCCAATTCAGAAGAAGAAAAAGAACAGATATGGACACTGCGTAGAAATACGGGTACTGCTGTAGGAGATAAAGATGTCTATAAGGAACAGGACATTTCCATTCCACGTGCGAATATCCCGAAAGCAGTTAATTTCATTAATAATTGGTGCCAAAAATACGGATATACAGCTGCATGCTATGGACACGCAGGAGATGGAAATATTCACGCAAATATTTTACGTTCGGGAGTTTCTGATGATATATGGAATAATAAGCTAAAAGTACACTTGAAAGAACTTTTTGATTATATATGCAACACTCTGAACGGATCAGTAACAGGAGAACACGGAATCGGATTTGTCCAAAGAGAATACCTTCCTGTTATGATTGATGAAACTACACTTAATATAATGAAAAGTATAAAAAATCTTCTTGATCCGAATAATATTATTAATCCCGGAAAAATCTTTCTGGATTAG
- a CDS encoding tetratricopeptide repeat protein, producing MDKSLESLTKTIMELKKQGKILEQIPVFRELLLVTRENYGTDSNEVITVLNDFGGILRYVGEYGEAENYLLEGESLIRKKYGIDNKEYATCILNLAELYRFMREYDKALELYMKSMEIYSANGENGYLYASVCNNLGLLYQDRQQYEKALELHEKSLEILRNLPEYKLEYGTTLNNLVLPYKSAGAREKAKKCTEKALQIFSETVGKEHSLYSAALNNLAIFSYEEGDYKKAGDLFEESLLICEKTFGKNSVNYKNLEENLKAVRAKTGEEV from the coding sequence ATGGATAAATCTTTGGAAAGTTTAACAAAAACAATTATGGAGCTAAAAAAACAGGGGAAAATTTTGGAACAGATTCCTGTTTTCAGAGAATTGCTTCTTGTAACAAGGGAAAATTACGGTACTGATAGTAACGAAGTAATAACTGTGCTGAATGATTTCGGCGGAATTCTGCGATATGTAGGTGAGTACGGCGAGGCAGAGAATTATTTACTTGAAGGAGAGTCGCTCATCAGGAAAAAATACGGTATAGATAATAAGGAATACGCAACATGCATTTTGAACCTTGCAGAACTGTATAGATTTATGAGAGAGTATGACAAGGCTCTTGAGCTTTATATGAAAAGCATGGAAATATATTCAGCGAACGGAGAAAATGGTTATCTGTATGCCAGTGTATGCAATAATCTGGGACTTTTGTATCAGGACAGGCAGCAGTATGAAAAAGCTCTGGAGTTACATGAAAAAAGTCTTGAGATTCTAAGGAATCTTCCTGAATATAAACTTGAATACGGAACAACACTGAATAATCTTGTACTTCCTTATAAATCAGCAGGGGCAAGGGAGAAAGCAAAAAAATGTACAGAGAAAGCTTTGCAAATATTTTCTGAAACAGTGGGAAAAGAGCATTCACTTTATTCAGCAGCTCTGAATAATCTGGCAATATTTTCTTATGAAGAGGGAGATTATAAAAAAGCCGGGGATCTGTTTGAGGAAAGTCTTCTGATATGTGAAAAGACTTTTGGGAAAAACAGTGTTAATTATAAAAACCTTGAGGAAAACCTAAAGGCTGTAAGGGCGAAAACTGGTGAAGAGGTATGA
- a CDS encoding DUF4125 family protein — protein MSEKNIEELAGEITQREWEMFHSTQNIGGQASCQNDWETFEIMRKSQWETCNKAVLESYLTDLIKAESAGHNILTEKYARMMEYTMPEEYGKIKDKLPKVSEKKQELTEKILEVYLQWRQKVNRNYPKISNAGRPLEKESDTAEITSVETYYRGELLTYSEKTLELYYSYILECVRDNKNLVYENLMNTVKMYGYSSLEDAEKKL, from the coding sequence ATGTCTGAAAAAAATATAGAGGAACTCGCCGGTGAAATAACACAGAGAGAGTGGGAGATGTTTCACAGCACACAGAATATCGGTGGTCAGGCTTCATGTCAAAATGACTGGGAAACTTTTGAGATTATGAGAAAAAGCCAGTGGGAAACCTGCAATAAAGCAGTTCTTGAAAGTTATCTTACTGATCTGATAAAAGCAGAGTCAGCAGGTCATAATATTCTCACTGAAAAATATGCAAGAATGATGGAATATACAATGCCGGAAGAATACGGCAAAATTAAGGATAAGCTTCCGAAAGTCAGTGAGAAAAAACAAGAACTCACTGAAAAAATTCTGGAGGTATACCTTCAGTGGAGACAGAAAGTAAATAGAAATTATCCAAAGATTTCCAATGCCGGAAGACCGCTGGAAAAAGAAAGCGACACAGCAGAGATAACTTCAGTGGAGACATACTACAGGGGAGAACTTCTTACATATTCTGAAAAAACTCTGGAATTATATTATTCATACATTCTTGAATGTGTCCGTGATAATAAAAATCTCGTTTATGAGAATCTTATGAATACCGTAAAAATGTACGGTTACAGTTCTCTTGAAGATGCAGAGAAAAAACTGTAG
- a CDS encoding YggS family pyridoxal phosphate-dependent enzyme, translated as MELNKEKILKNYSDIENDIKKYSPYPEKVKILFVTKYFDLEEHQKIVNMGFNYFGENKAQLFRDKIKTIDNPELTWDFIGRLQKNKIKYIIKRVNLIHSIDTISLLEEVNEKACEIGRKVDVLIQVNVSHEESKTGFSVSELSDVFKIKADNVNIRGLMTMAPLTDDENKLRKYFRETFEIKNDINKKYNLNLDELSMGMSNDYREALIEGATIVRIGSKLFE; from the coding sequence ATGGAACTTAATAAAGAAAAAATCTTAAAAAATTATAGCGACATAGAAAATGACATAAAAAAATATTCACCTTATCCTGAAAAAGTTAAAATTTTATTTGTAACAAAGTATTTTGATCTTGAAGAACATCAGAAAATAGTTAACATGGGATTTAATTATTTTGGAGAAAATAAGGCACAGCTATTTAGAGATAAGATTAAAACTATTGATAATCCTGAATTAACGTGGGATTTCATCGGACGCTTGCAAAAAAATAAAATAAAGTATATAATTAAGCGTGTTAATTTAATACACTCGATAGATACAATATCTTTACTTGAGGAGGTAAATGAAAAAGCCTGCGAAATTGGAAGAAAAGTAGATGTACTGATACAGGTAAATGTAAGCCACGAAGAATCAAAAACGGGTTTTAGTGTATCAGAGTTATCAGACGTATTTAAAATAAAAGCTGATAATGTAAATATAAGAGGTCTTATGACAATGGCCCCTTTAACAGATGATGAAAATAAACTAAGGAAATATTTCAGGGAAACGTTTGAGATTAAGAATGATATAAATAAAAAATATAATCTGAATTTAGATGAATTATCAATGGGAATGTCAAATGACTACAGGGAAGCCTTAATAGAAGGTGCTACAATAGTAAGGATCGGCAGCAAGCTGTTTGAATAG
- a CDS encoding APC family permease: METHLNKKYGLFVALSMVVGIVIGIGIFFKAEVILSEAGGNPKIALLAWITGGIITIFSGLTIAEISAAIPRTGGIVAYADEIYGRFFSYIVGWSLCILYMPAIEAIIVYYFSVFLLNFLGIESNMHLMLFISFGTLTAVSFINMFTKKAGGIIQIVSTTAKLVPIILIIIYGFSKGSMLHVTWNSYGMSGAGHGKSFFLLFGKALVPVMFAFDGWIYVSSISGELKNLKKDLPKSIIWGLSIITLVYLLFNTALLAVFPVNKIMEQGIFGVALYLFGEKGAKFIFAGIVISAFGGLNGFVIASPRIPYSLALDNKFPCKNIMGKVSRKFDQPINASIFMYVLSCIYLALIFITRNPNVFGDIPVAVFWIYYSFLFMGVIILRKKAPGIERPYKVPLYPAIPIFATISGITIAVYAAIANPLYMLISGILIAAGLIFYRRERV, encoded by the coding sequence ATGGAAACACATTTAAATAAAAAATACGGGTTATTCGTGGCGTTATCAATGGTCGTGGGAATCGTCATTGGGATAGGGATATTTTTTAAAGCAGAGGTAATTTTGAGTGAAGCCGGGGGAAATCCTAAAATAGCACTTCTTGCATGGATTACAGGCGGGATAATAACGATTTTTTCCGGACTGACAATAGCGGAAATCAGCGCTGCAATTCCAAGAACAGGTGGAATAGTAGCTTATGCAGATGAGATATACGGAAGATTTTTTTCATATATAGTGGGCTGGAGCCTTTGTATCCTTTATATGCCGGCAATAGAAGCAATTATAGTATATTATTTTTCAGTTTTTCTGCTGAATTTTCTTGGGATAGAGTCTAATATGCATCTCATGCTTTTTATCTCTTTCGGAACACTTACAGCAGTGAGCTTTATAAATATGTTTACCAAAAAGGCAGGCGGAATAATTCAGATAGTATCTACCACAGCGAAACTGGTTCCTATTATTTTGATAATAATATACGGTTTTTCAAAGGGAAGTATGCTGCATGTAACATGGAATTCATACGGAATGTCAGGTGCGGGTCACGGAAAATCTTTTTTTCTTTTGTTTGGAAAGGCTTTGGTGCCTGTTATGTTTGCATTTGACGGGTGGATATATGTGAGTTCAATATCAGGAGAGCTGAAAAACCTGAAAAAAGACCTTCCCAAATCTATAATATGGGGGTTAAGCATAATAACCCTTGTATATCTGCTGTTTAATACTGCATTGCTTGCGGTTTTTCCGGTTAATAAGATAATGGAACAGGGAATATTCGGAGTGGCTCTTTATCTCTTCGGAGAAAAAGGAGCAAAGTTTATATTTGCAGGGATAGTAATTTCTGCATTCGGGGGATTAAACGGGTTCGTAATAGCAAGTCCCAGAATTCCGTATAGTCTGGCTCTGGATAATAAATTCCCGTGTAAAAATATAATGGGGAAAGTAAGTAGAAAATTTGATCAGCCGATAAATGCTTCTATATTTATGTATGTTTTGTCATGTATTTATCTGGCGCTTATATTTATCACAAGAAATCCTAATGTATTCGGCGATATTCCTGTGGCAGTGTTTTGGATATATTATTCATTTTTATTTATGGGAGTTATCATTTTGAGAAAAAAAGCGCCTGGAATAGAAAGACCGTATAAAGTGCCGCTTTATCCGGCTATTCCCATATTTGCCACTATAAGCGGAATAACAATAGCTGTGTATGCGGCTATAGCTAATCCGTTGTATATGCTGATATCAGGTATATTAATAGCAGCAGGGCTGATTTTTTACAGAAGAGAAAGAGTTTAG
- a CDS encoding Cof-type HAD-IIB family hydrolase, giving the protein MIKAVFFDFDDTLVSKKDHTMRENTEKAIKLLEKSGIIPVIATGRPKYTINDYLERLSIKNAVFLNGHTVWHEEKVVYDKTIDEERARAMFDLAKRNDFSYGLLNNDGTYLNLHPEKMSDLDVVDKEYMPQELGERYIPGNCLWIFAGSRYDNILTDTAERNNMRILRWNEAGVDIISKTVSKQTGVKILLENLGIDFSEVVSIGDGDNDIELLQASKLGIAMGNGSDILKSYADMVTDSIDDDGVYKALVKLGLI; this is encoded by the coding sequence ATGATAAAGGCAGTATTTTTTGATTTTGATGATACACTTGTATCAAAAAAAGATCACACAATGAGGGAAAATACGGAAAAAGCAATAAAATTACTGGAGAAATCAGGGATAATTCCTGTTATTGCAACCGGGAGACCTAAGTATACAATAAATGATTACCTTGAAAGACTTTCAATAAAAAATGCAGTATTTTTAAATGGTCATACTGTATGGCATGAGGAAAAAGTAGTATATGATAAGACTATTGACGAAGAAAGAGCAAGAGCCATGTTTGATCTCGCAAAAAGAAATGATTTTTCTTACGGACTTTTGAATAATGACGGTACTTATCTGAATTTACATCCTGAAAAAATGAGTGATCTGGATGTCGTGGATAAAGAATACATGCCTCAGGAACTCGGCGAGAGATATATTCCCGGAAATTGCCTGTGGATATTCGCAGGAAGCAGATATGACAATATTCTTACAGATACCGCAGAAAGAAATAATATGCGTATCCTTAGATGGAATGAAGCGGGAGTGGACATTATCTCAAAAACAGTATCAAAACAGACAGGTGTAAAAATTCTTTTGGAAAATCTTGGTATAGACTTCTCGGAAGTAGTTTCCATAGGAGACGGGGATAATGATATAGAGCTTTTACAGGCTTCTAAACTAGGGATTGCTATGGGAAACGGAAGCGATATTCTAAAAAGTTATGCAGATATGGTAACAGATTCCATTGATGATGACGGAGTGTACAAAGCATTGGTAAAATTAGGACTTATATAA
- a CDS encoding DUF4037 domain-containing protein has product MKGLELSRLYYEEVCRPVIEREMGELTERMAVGLVGEGSECYGYDDEISRDHDFGPSCCFWLTKKDYGKYGEKLVKVLESLPKSFMLFPALEISEWGGGRRGVLNTERFYLKFTGKEYGPETLDEWRIIPEANLSVVTNGSVFYDPLGEFSKIRERLLEYYPEDIRLDKIAARCMKIAQSGQYNLGRCLKREEFVAARVAEAEFINESIHMIYLLNKKYMPFYKWMHKDMQFLPVLGREIHGMLNQLIDSSNSDKLDIVEKICSMIISEMKLQGISENKSDFLLDHGPDIQRKISDEKLRNSNPWID; this is encoded by the coding sequence ATGAAAGGGCTGGAATTATCAAGGCTCTATTATGAAGAAGTATGCAGACCTGTAATAGAGAGAGAAATGGGGGAGCTTACAGAACGAATGGCTGTAGGACTTGTAGGAGAAGGATCTGAGTGCTATGGTTATGATGATGAAATATCGAGAGATCATGATTTCGGACCGTCGTGTTGTTTTTGGCTTACAAAAAAAGATTACGGCAAATATGGGGAAAAGCTCGTGAAAGTGCTGGAATCTCTGCCGAAAAGCTTTATGTTATTTCCTGCCTTGGAAATAAGTGAATGGGGCGGCGGCAGAAGAGGAGTTCTGAATACTGAAAGATTTTATCTGAAATTTACTGGGAAGGAATATGGTCCGGAAACACTTGACGAATGGAGAATTATTCCTGAGGCGAATCTTTCTGTAGTCACAAACGGAAGTGTATTTTATGATCCTTTGGGTGAATTTTCCAAAATAAGAGAGAGACTGCTGGAATATTATCCCGAAGATATAAGACTTGATAAAATAGCTGCCAGATGTATGAAAATAGCACAATCAGGACAGTATAATCTTGGAAGATGTCTGAAAAGAGAAGAATTCGTAGCAGCAAGAGTAGCAGAAGCGGAATTTATAAATGAGAGTATTCATATGATCTATCTTCTGAATAAAAAGTATATGCCGTTTTATAAATGGATGCATAAAGATATGCAGTTTCTGCCGGTATTAGGCAGGGAAATACATGGTATGCTGAATCAGCTTATAGATTCCAGTAATTCTGATAAACTGGATATAGTCGAAAAGATTTGCAGTATGATCATCAGCGAAATGAAATTACAGGGTATTTCTGAAAATAAAAGTGATTTTTTACTTGATCACGGCCCTGATATTCAAAGAAAAATATCTGATGAAAAATTGAGAAATTCTAATCCGTGGATAGACTGA